TCAGCGCACGCTTCGCCGACCGGCTCACGGCACGTGTGAGGGGAAGGAGCTCGTCCACGGTGACGGGAAGGCTCGTCTCGTTGCCGTACACGTTGTTGGAAGCCGAGTCGCCCACCAGGAGGACTTCGATTCCCGCCTGGTCAAAGATTTCAGCGGTGTACTGCTCATATGCCGTCAGCATGGCGAAGTGTTCGCCGTTGTCCTTGGCCTGCTGCAGGTGATGAATCCGGACCCTGCTGATCGGCTTCCTGCCGGCTGCTGATGCCGCTTGCGCCGCTGCTGCTGGACCGGTGCCGTAGGGTGCGGGAACTTCGGCGGGCGTGGTGGACTCAGGAAGGTTGCTCGGGGCCATGGATAGAGCCTAAGCGGTGCCGACGGAGGCTGCCACCAGTGTGCTGGGCGTCACCTTATGTAAACGCTGTGTTACGCGGAGCTTCCGCTGCGGCATTAGCACGGAACTCTTAGTAGAGTGAAGGCTGAGCTGCCGTGGCTTCTATCCCTTGAAACCAGCGGCATGGACACTGAACCGGAAAAGAGGCCCTATGGACCGCCAGCAAGAGTTCGTTCTGCGGACGATCGAAGAGCGTGACGTGCGCTTCGTACGCTTGTGGTTCACCGACGTCGTGGGTTCGCTTAAATCGGTGGCGCTTGCGCCCGCCGAAGTTGAGGGCGCCTTTGAAGAGGGCCTTGGCTTTGACGGTTCCGCCATTGAGGGCCTCGCCCGCGTGTTCGAGTCGGACATGCTCGCGCAGCCGGACCCCTCCACCTTCCAGATCCTGCCGTGGCGTGGCGAGACCGAGCAGACATCGCGGATGTTTTGCGACGTCCTCACTCCCGACGGTGAGCCCTCTGCGGCGGACCCCCGCAACGTCCTCAAGAGGACCCTTGCCAAGGCCGCCGACATGGGTTTCACCTGCTACACCCACCCCGAGATTGAGTTCTACCTGTTGAAGTCCAAGGAGTTGGGCCCTGACGGTGCTCCTGTTCCCGTGGACGAAGGCGGCTACTTTGACCACGTACCGGGCGGCGTAGCGCAGGACTTCCGCCGTACCGCCGTCACCATGCTCGAGTCCGTGGGCATCTCCGTGGAGTTCAGCCACCACGAGGGCGGTCCGGGCCAGAACGAGATTGACCTCCGTTATGCGGATGCCCTCCAGACCGCGGATAACATCATGACGTTCCGCACGGTCATCAAGGAAGTCGCCCTTCAGCAGGGCACGTACGCCACCTTCATGCCCAAGCCGTTCACGGACCACCCCGGTTCCGGCATGCACACCCACTTCTCGCTCTTCGAAGGCGACACCAACGCGTTCTTCGAAGCCGGAGCCGAGTTCCAGCTGTCCAAGACGGCGCGCCAGTTCATTGCCGGAATCCTGAAGCACGCCCCGGAGTTCACGGCGGTCACCAACCAGTTCGTGAATTCCTACAAGCGCCTTTGGGGCGGCGGCGAGGCACCGAGCTACTTGAGCTGGGGCCACAACAACCGCTCGGCATTGGTGCGCGTTCCGCTGTACAAGCCCGGCAAGGGCCAGTCCGCACGCATCGAATACCGGGGCATCGACAGCGCAACCAACCCGTACCTGGCCTACGCCGTACTTCTCGGTGCCGGCTTGAAGGGTATTGAGGAAGGCTATGAACTTCCGGCTGCAGCCGAAGACGACGTCTGGTCGCTGACCACTGCGGAGCGCAGGGCCATGGGGCATGCGCCGTTGCCGGCCAGCCTCCACGATGCCATTCGCGCCATGGAGGAATCCGAACTGGTGGCCCAGATTCTGGGGGAGCAGGTGTTCGAGCACTTCCTGCGCAACAAGCGTGCAGAGTGGCAGGACTACCGCCTTCAGGTCACCCCGTACGAGTTGCAGCGCAACCTCGGCATTCTCTAGGCAGGGCCAATGAGCCTCGCGCGTCGGCTCATCTCAGCCGGATTCAGTGACCTCGAAAAGGGCGAACGGTTTCTTGCTGCCCCGGAACTTGACGGGATCGACGAGGACGCCTTGTTCGCCGGGCTGTCCTTGTCGGCCAGCCCGGATACCGCTCTCCAGTCCCTGGTCAGGCTGATTGAGAAGAATCCGGGGCTAAAGAAGCTGGCTGCGGCTGATCAGGACACGAGCGAGCCTATGTATCGGCTCCTGGGTGCCTCGGAGGCGCTGGGGGAGTTTCTCATGCGCCGGCCGGAGCATCTGGATGTCTTCAATGTCCGGGTCAGTCCGGAGCCGCTCCAAGCATCCTATGAAGAGCTCCGGGCGATGCTGCTGCGCTCCGTGAAAGCCGAGCCCGGCGCCCAGCGCCCGGTAGCCGGGATAACCGGCCTGCCGGCATACGCAGCCTTGCGGAGCGCGTACCGCCGCGGTTTGACGGAGCTTGCCATCAAGGACATCTGCGCGGCATCACCAACGGACTTCATGCCTGCAGTTGGTGCCGAGTTGGCAGATCTCGCCGGTGCTGCCATTGAGGCCGCCCTCGCGGTATCCCGGGCGGAAGCTGCAGCCCAGTTCGACGCAGCCGAGATCGCAGACATCGGGCTTGCCGTCATTGGCATGGGTAAGTGCGGCGCCCGGGAGCTGAACTACATTTCCGACGTCGATGTCATCTACGTCATCGAGGCAGGGGAGGTGGACGACGCACGCGCGTCCACTATAGGCACCGCCCTCGCGTCCGGTATCTCCAGGGCGATCTCCTCTTCTGCGCCGGAACCAGGCCTGTGGGAAGTCGACGCCAATCTTCGTCCGGAAGGAAAGTCCGGGCCGCTGGTTCGCACCCTTCCCTCGCACTTGAGCTATTACGCCCGGTGGGCCGAAAGTTGGGAGTTCCAAGCACTGCTGAAGGCGCGGACCATTGCCGGCGACCAGGAACTCGGTCAGCGCTACGAGAAGGCCGTGGAACCGCTGGTCTGGGCATCCGCAGGACGTGAGGGCTTTGTGGAGTCGGTCCAGGCCATGCGCCGCAGGGTGACCGACTACATTCCGGCAGCCGAAGAACAGCGTCAAATCAAGCTGGGGCGCGGTGGCCTCCGCGATGTTGAATTCACGGTGCAGTTGCTGCAATTGGTACACGGAAAGTCTGACGAGTCACTTCGGTGCCGTGACACCACGTCTGCTATTGCGGCGTTGTCTGCCGGTGGTTACATCGGCCGGACTGACGCAGCGGCCTTCGACAATGCCTACCGCTATTTGCGTCTCCTGGAACACAGAATTCAGCTGTTCCAACTGCGTCGAACCCACCTCATGCCTGTCACCGAGGATGCCCAGCGCTTCCTTGCAAAGGCCGTCCTGGGTCCGTTTGCGCTGGAGCGACCCCATCCCGACCAGCTGATGGCCACCTGGCAAAAAACCAAGAAGGCCGTCCGCGAACTGCACGAGCGGATCTTCTACAGGCCGCTGCTCAACACCGCGGCAAAGCTGAGCAGCGAGGACGCGAAGCTCAGCCCGGAGGCAGCCCAAGGTCGTCTTGCAGCGCTTGGTTACGTGGACCCCCAAGGTGCCATGCGGCACATCGAAGCACTCA
This genomic interval from Paenarthrobacter aurescens TC1 contains the following:
- the glnA gene encoding Glutamine synthetase (identified by match to protein family HMM PF00120; match to protein family HMM PF03951; match to protein family HMM TIGR00653), which produces MDRQQEFVLRTIEERDVRFVRLWFTDVVGSLKSVALAPAEVEGAFEEGLGFDGSAIEGLARVFESDMLAQPDPSTFQILPWRGETEQTSRMFCDVLTPDGEPSAADPRNVLKRTLAKAADMGFTCYTHPEIEFYLLKSKELGPDGAPVPVDEGGYFDHVPGGVAQDFRRTAVTMLESVGISVEFSHHEGGPGQNEIDLRYADALQTADNIMTFRTVIKEVALQQGTYATFMPKPFTDHPGSGMHTHFSLFEGDTNAFFEAGAEFQLSKTARQFIAGILKHAPEFTAVTNQFVNSYKRLWGGGEAPSYLSWGHNNRSALVRVPLYKPGKGQSARIEYRGIDSATNPYLAYAVLLGAGLKGIEEGYELPAAAEDDVWSLTTAERRAMGHAPLPASLHDAIRAMEESELVAQILGEQVFEHFLRNKRAEWQDYRLQVTPYELQRNLGIL
- a CDS encoding putative Glutamate-ammonia-ligase adenylyltransferase (identified by match to protein family HMM PF03710), whose product is MSLARRLISAGFSDLEKGERFLAAPELDGIDEDALFAGLSLSASPDTALQSLVRLIEKNPGLKKLAAADQDTSEPMYRLLGASEALGEFLMRRPEHLDVFNVRVSPEPLQASYEELRAMLLRSVKAEPGAQRPVAGITGLPAYAALRSAYRRGLTELAIKDICAASPTDFMPAVGAELADLAGAAIEAALAVSRAEAAAQFDAAEIADIGLAVIGMGKCGARELNYISDVDVIYVIEAGEVDDARASTIGTALASGISRAISSSAPEPGLWEVDANLRPEGKSGPLVRTLPSHLSYYARWAESWEFQALLKARTIAGDQELGQRYEKAVEPLVWASAGREGFVESVQAMRRRVTDYIPAAEEQRQIKLGRGGLRDVEFTVQLLQLVHGKSDESLRCRDTTSAIAALSAGGYIGRTDAAAFDNAYRYLRLLEHRIQLFQLRRTHLMPVTEDAQRFLAKAVLGPFALERPHPDQLMATWQKTKKAVRELHERIFYRPLLNTAAKLSSEDAKLSPEAAQGRLAALGYVDPQGAMRHIEALTAGVSRRAALQRQLLPILLGWLAEGVDPDAGLLAFRRVSEALGTTHWYLGLLRDSQAAAERLCQVLANSRLISDLLEVSPESVAWLGSDKELAPVPFEAQWQEIRSKLSRHEDPESAMRLIRLIRRREILRTAVADSAGLLDQDAVGLALAETDRAAVLGALHVAESVIAATGPLKTDVLVVAMGRQGGREIGYGSDADVIYVHRARPGFTDAEAQEQATAIVAKLSSFLTQPLKPAIMAERVLMVDADLRPEGKNGAMVRSLDSYAEYYRRWSLIWEAQALLRARPMAGSDDLADDFVRLIDPIRYPEQLAEQDVREIRRIKARVESERLPRGADPARHVKLGRGGLSDVEWLVQLLQLQHAGKHPELRTSSTLDALAAAEKLELIAEDDAQLLREAWRLASRIRSANVIVTGRASDLLPSSRKDLEAVARWCGYEPGNAGHFEEDYLRLSRRARGVFEKEFYGN